One genomic segment of Methanococcus voltae PS includes these proteins:
- a CDS encoding MFS transporter, translating into MLSKENISKMMKYRWVMFAVLAIVYFFVYFHRTSLAVMAGDLMSTFGVGAGQIALLGSVYFYAYALMQIPSGVLADKYGPKKVVSVFTLVAAVGALLTGIATDFNMVILGRLLIGIGVAAVYIPIMKVLATWFRKNEFATQSGVMLAVGNIGALSAAAPLAMLNTSLGWQTVFLGLGGFSVLLAVLSYIFIKDRPSDKGFPTIAEVEALESGKEVSKIAVESQKAEAPKAENNIGIKDAMKMVVKEKSFWALGIWFFFFYGSLMAYQGLWAGPYFQDVLGWDKLTYAGLLMFIGLGLIFGCPVAGYLADKVLKSRKKTLIIGTVLYTALWFAIWALTGVDNPLIYQVLYFLFGFFGGFFVVSYGQVKSLFPISIAGTSTAILNFFPFVGGAVLQQVCGAIIASYGITAAGGFTIAGYQTAWLTLAIGMAIATVSVYFSKEKGL; encoded by the coding sequence ATGTTATCGAAAGAAAATATATCTAAAATGATGAAATACAGATGGGTAATGTTTGCAGTTCTTGCAATAGTTTATTTCTTTGTTTACTTCCATAGAACATCTCTCGCAGTTATGGCTGGAGATTTAATGAGCACTTTCGGCGTAGGCGCTGGACAAATAGCTTTATTGGGTTCTGTATACTTCTATGCTTATGCTTTAATGCAGATACCTTCTGGTGTTTTAGCAGATAAGTACGGACCTAAAAAAGTTGTTTCAGTATTCACCTTAGTAGCTGCTGTTGGTGCTTTATTAACTGGTATAGCAACAGATTTCAATATGGTAATCTTAGGTAGATTATTAATTGGTATCGGTGTAGCTGCAGTATATATTCCAATTATGAAAGTACTTGCAACCTGGTTCAGAAAAAACGAGTTTGCAACACAAAGTGGTGTAATGTTAGCCGTAGGTAACATTGGTGCTTTATCAGCAGCGGCTCCTTTAGCTATGTTAAACACTTCATTAGGTTGGCAAACCGTATTCTTGGGATTAGGTGGATTTTCAGTATTATTGGCAGTTTTATCCTATATTTTCATTAAGGATAGACCTTCAGACAAAGGATTCCCTACAATAGCAGAAGTTGAAGCTTTAGAAAGTGGTAAAGAGGTTTCAAAAATCGCTGTAGAATCTCAAAAGGCTGAAGCACCTAAAGCTGAGAATAATATTGGCATTAAAGATGCTATGAAAATGGTAGTTAAAGAAAAATCATTCTGGGCATTAGGTATTTGGTTCTTCTTCTTCTACGGCTCTTTAATGGCTTACCAAGGTTTATGGGCAGGTCCATACTTCCAAGATGTATTGGGCTGGGATAAATTAACCTATGCAGGACTTTTAATGTTTATAGGTTTAGGTCTTATCTTTGGATGTCCAGTTGCAGGTTACTTAGCAGATAAAGTTTTAAAATCAAGAAAAAAGACTTTAATAATTGGTACCGTACTCTACACTGCATTATGGTTTGCAATATGGGCTTTGACTGGCGTAGATAATCCGTTGATTTACCAAGTGTTATACTTCTTATTTGGTTTCTTCGGCGGTTTCTTCGTTGTATCATATGGTCAGGTGAAATCATTATTCCCTATATCAATTGCAGGTACTTCAACAGCTATCTTAAACTTCTTCCCATTCGTGGGTGGTGCAGTATTACAACAAGTTTGTGGTGCTATAATTGCAAGTTATGGTATAACAGCAGCAGGTGGCTTTACAATAGCAGGTTACCAAACAGCATGGTTAACTTTAGCTATTGGAATGGCAATAGCAACTGTTTCAGTGTATTTCTCAAAAGAAAAGGGTTTATAA
- a CDS encoding CobW family GTP-binding protein, which produces MNKIKIDVISGYLGCGKTTFIQKLIKATENERIVIIENEFGDIGIDGDILRDKGLDVVELEKGCICCTLKLNFLKSLKDIVEYMKPTRIIVEPTGMALLSQILGIVLDENNKEIQDNCKLNSVITVVDGENYLDQVELFGDFFNDQIRNADKLIISKSQYITQNELDNIVNSLKELNDNAILISENWDSIDSDKFLKIIDDNKETISKELYIGDVHKAMQGVSSVLVNFNNPLNVEAFKNAVESLKSNNYGLIMRGKGYINYMDDKNPEVRRYAEFNYVGNNYELENLNTKKSSEICIIGKDLKEKEILDLFKF; this is translated from the coding sequence ATGAACAAAATAAAAATAGACGTAATATCAGGGTATTTAGGTTGTGGAAAAACTACATTCATTCAAAAATTAATTAAAGCTACAGAAAATGAACGAATTGTAATCATTGAAAATGAATTTGGGGATATTGGTATCGATGGGGATATATTAAGAGATAAAGGTTTAGACGTTGTAGAACTTGAAAAAGGATGTATTTGTTGTACTTTAAAATTAAACTTTTTAAAATCTCTTAAAGATATCGTAGAATATATGAAACCTACTAGAATTATTGTGGAGCCTACTGGAATGGCTCTTTTAAGTCAAATACTTGGTATCGTACTTGATGAGAATAACAAGGAGATTCAGGACAATTGTAAGTTAAATTCTGTAATTACTGTGGTTGATGGTGAAAATTACTTAGACCAAGTTGAATTGTTCGGTGATTTTTTTAATGACCAAATAAGGAATGCAGACAAGTTAATTATCAGTAAATCTCAATATATAACCCAAAATGAATTAGATAATATTGTAAATTCCTTAAAAGAACTAAATGATAATGCAATACTTATTTCTGAAAATTGGGATAGTATAGATTCTGATAAATTTTTAAAAATCATTGATGATAATAAAGAAACAATTTCAAAAGAACTTTACATTGGAGATGTTCACAAAGCTATGCAAGGCGTTTCAAGTGTTTTAGTCAATTTTAACAATCCTTTAAATGTTGAAGCTTTTAAAAATGCTGTAGAATCTTTAAAATCTAATAATTATGGATTAATTATGCGAGGAAAGGGATATATTAATTATATGGATGATAAAAATCCTGAAGTTAGACGTTATGCAGAATTTAACTACGTTGGAAATAACTACGAACTTGAAAATTTAAATACTAAAAAATCATCCGAAATTTGCATAATTGGTAAAGATTTAAAAGAAAAAGAAATCCTAGATTTATTTAAATTTTAA
- a CDS encoding helix-turn-helix transcriptional regulator → MNKKDLAYAVILAGSVFSISILLFSKGITSVSVAIGNGDPVAIATPKMYPLNEVILMLALSAIATNCFSKLTCIGDIKYELIKSLDSGNRKNNENLDESQINNRTVEQLQIGSGKTVKTMENENLNYFEEEPSHLEFEENVEFGNLNNTPWNIKEEIEPLKEVEKEIKSKFEDKIEKIDKIDKIDKLEKTSTEIKKEDLKNQEFKVDEKKLKNLKEDELKIYNLLYDSENKELLQNKIVLETGFSKVKVSRTIRKLELYGLIVRKPYGNTNRISLKGYNKNDI, encoded by the coding sequence ATGAACAAAAAAGATTTGGCATATGCGGTTATACTAGCAGGTTCGGTATTTTCCATATCAATACTGCTGTTTTCAAAAGGAATTACTTCCGTTTCAGTAGCCATTGGTAATGGAGACCCTGTAGCAATAGCCACGCCAAAAATGTATCCGCTTAATGAAGTAATATTGATGTTAGCGCTTTCAGCTATTGCCACAAATTGCTTTTCAAAACTTACCTGTATTGGTGACATTAAATACGAGTTAATAAAGAGTTTAGACAGTGGAAACCGTAAAAACAATGAAAATTTGGACGAATCACAAATTAATAATCGTACTGTTGAACAACTTCAAATTGGCAGTGGAAAAACCGTAAAAACAATGGAAAACGAAAATTTAAATTATTTTGAAGAAGAACCTTCTCATCTAGAATTTGAGGAAAATGTAGAATTTGGAAATTTAAATAACACCCCTTGGAACATTAAAGAAGAAATAGAACCACTAAAAGAAGTTGAAAAGGAAATTAAAAGTAAATTTGAAGATAAAATAGAAAAAATTGATAAAATTGATAAAATTGATAAACTTGAGAAAACCAGTACTGAGATTAAAAAAGAAGATTTAAAAAATCAAGAATTTAAAGTTGATGAGAAAAAATTAAAGAATTTAAAAGAAGATGAATTAAAAATATATAATTTATTGTACGATAGCGAAAATAAGGAATTATTACAAAACAAAATTGTTTTAGAAACAGGATTTTCAAAGGTAAAGGTTTCCAGAACGATTAGAAAATTAGAGTTATATGGGTTAATAGTTAGAAAACCCTACGGAAATACCAATCGAATATCGCTAAAAGGATACAATAAAAACGATATTTAA
- a CDS encoding uroporphyrinogen decarboxylase family protein yields MDSNSKENSDFKCISDNFETIPDSIASDFKFPEAHNNLQDMINLSKAMKEVKKDMFCRLPFCNTIEAEAFGAIIKLGDNKYGPRVDRYLINSNEELADFETILDIDLSMKKGRINNVITATQELVNSGEYVILNICGPFTVVSALMDPKIFYKELRKNPENAQKLLNYIEEGIINYMVEGAKSGAKIISYSDSVGTLDIVGPRIFKKYSGISNKRIIEQYKSTMEGLADYNPILHVCGKLSCSFENVDMYSQCPVNCNTTTKNYGEVLLDITSSNDTSKNKTTTVLGNACIKKTRSRLKNSIIYELK; encoded by the coding sequence ATGGATTCTAACAGTAAAGAAAATTCGGATTTTAAATGTATTAGTGATAATTTCGAAACAATACCTGATTCGATAGCTAGTGATTTTAAATTCCCTGAAGCACACAACAACCTCCAAGACATGATTAATTTATCAAAAGCTATGAAGGAAGTTAAAAAAGACATGTTTTGTAGACTTCCTTTCTGTAATACAATAGAAGCTGAAGCATTTGGTGCAATTATTAAATTGGGAGATAATAAATACGGTCCAAGGGTTGATAGGTATTTAATAAATTCAAATGAAGAATTGGCGGATTTTGAAACTATTTTGGATATAGATTTGAGCATGAAAAAAGGTAGAATAAATAATGTAATAACTGCAACTCAGGAATTGGTTAATTCTGGGGAGTATGTTATATTAAATATTTGCGGACCTTTTACGGTAGTTTCTGCATTAATGGACCCCAAAATATTCTACAAAGAACTTAGAAAAAATCCTGAAAATGCCCAGAAGTTATTAAATTATATTGAAGAAGGTATTATAAATTACATGGTCGAAGGGGCAAAAAGTGGTGCTAAAATTATATCTTATTCTGATTCTGTAGGTACATTAGATATTGTAGGTCCTAGAATTTTTAAAAAATATAGTGGAATATCCAATAAACGAATAATTGAGCAATATAAATCAACCATGGAAGGATTAGCAGATTATAATCCTATATTACATGTTTGTGGTAAGTTATCCTGTTCATTTGAAAATGTCGATATGTATTCACAATGTCCTGTAAACTGTAACACAACTACTAAAAATTACGGTGAAGTTTTATTAGATATTACAAGTTCAAATGATACAAGTAAAAATAAGACTACTACAGTATTGGGTAACGCATGTATAAAAAAGACACGTTCTAGGTTAAAAAATAGTATAATTTATGAATTAAAGTAA